In Methanobacterium paludis, the following proteins share a genomic window:
- a CDS encoding DUF61 family protein — MTGDFNRADKLVKKHILSLNRHIPRQRKTLEELLKEDRPHVVGADGTRHRFKTAELERLADIIPESEHHLLKLPIYIEIESATSGAMITGRIETKIVCKILEIEPCSGEIFIYRPDIKTLRKEFPTATQYIFLVR; from the coding sequence ATGACAGGTGATTTCAACCGAGCCGATAAACTGGTAAAAAAACATATCTTGAGTCTTAACAGACACATTCCAAGGCAGAGAAAAACCCTGGAAGAATTACTTAAAGAAGATAGACCCCATGTTGTGGGTGCAGATGGCACAAGGCACAGGTTCAAAACCGCTGAACTTGAGAGACTCGCAGATATAATACCTGAATCAGAACATCATCTCCTAAAACTTCCAATTTACATAGAAATCGAGTCCGCAACATCAGGAGCCATGATAACCGGCAGGATCGAGACAAAAATAGTATGCAAAATCCTTGAGATAGAACCATGTTCCGGGGAGATTTTCATTTACAGACCAGATATAAAAACCTTAAGAAAAGAATTTCCAACAGCAACCCAATATATATTCCTTGTGAGGTAA
- a CDS encoding ATP-grasp domain-containing protein, with product MEKALVVGANTRPVACSLKKLGYTVYSVDYFCTKDLMQCSDYRNCVLSQKPYKSCGRFVQGFNSVALRDLAKDFITETDFIICTSGASPENFPKNKIIGNKDVGSVEDKYKLYKKLEGKFKLPETHIVHDLNEAYEIASEFKDKKFLLKPLSGSGGIGIRNLEDRDITFPLNEAILQEIVEGESLSASVLSGGHEARTILTSRQIIGRGLGQIEPYGYCGNIAPSTDDLGTSEIAEGVVNSLNLVGSNGVDMIRSGDDIYVIEVNPRFQGTFECAEAALGINMVEAHIKACQGELLEVSTPKKFAVKMIVFAKERSIVGNLDFEGVYDIPHKNVIIEKGEPVATVVTSNKVLEDAVYSAKMIVGKVYKALRSFSL from the coding sequence ATGGAAAAAGCGCTTGTTGTAGGTGCAAACACAAGACCCGTAGCTTGTTCTTTAAAAAAACTTGGATATACTGTTTATTCTGTTGACTACTTCTGTACAAAGGATTTAATGCAGTGTTCTGATTACAGAAACTGTGTTTTATCCCAAAAACCCTACAAGTCCTGTGGTAGATTTGTACAGGGATTTAATTCAGTTGCTTTAAGAGATCTCGCAAAGGACTTTATAACTGAAACTGATTTTATAATATGTACATCTGGAGCATCACCTGAAAACTTCCCAAAAAATAAGATAATTGGAAATAAGGATGTTGGGAGTGTTGAAGATAAATACAAACTTTACAAGAAACTTGAAGGGAAATTCAAACTTCCAGAAACCCATATTGTTCACGATTTAAATGAAGCATATGAAATTGCATCTGAATTTAAGGATAAAAAATTCCTCCTGAAACCACTTTCAGGATCCGGAGGAATAGGCATAAGAAATCTTGAAGATAGAGATATAACTTTCCCATTAAATGAAGCTATCCTTCAGGAAATTGTGGAAGGTGAAAGTCTCAGTGCTTCAGTACTATCAGGTGGGCATGAAGCCCGAACAATTTTAACAAGTAGGCAAATAATTGGCAGAGGATTAGGCCAGATTGAACCCTACGGCTACTGTGGAAATATCGCGCCTTCAACTGATGATTTAGGAACTTCTGAAATTGCAGAGGGTGTTGTAAACTCTTTAAATCTTGTTGGATCAAATGGAGTGGATATGATCCGCAGTGGAGACGATATTTATGTTATTGAGGTCAACCCACGTTTTCAAGGAACATTTGAATGTGCTGAGGCAGCTCTGGGCATAAACATGGTTGAAGCCCATATAAAAGCGTGTCAGGGAGAACTTTTGGAGGTATCCACCCCTAAAAAGTTCGCTGTAAAAATGATAGTGTTTGCAAAGGAGCGCTCCATTGTTGGAAACCTTGATTTTGAGGGAGTTTACGATATTCCCCACAAAAACGTCATAATAGAAAAAGGTGAGCCTGTTGCAACTGTTGTGACATCAAATAAAGTTCTTGAAGATGCAGTTTATTCTGCCAAAATGATTGTTGGAAAGGTTTACAAGGCGCTTAGAAGTTTTTCATTATGA
- a CDS encoding CRISPR-associated protein Cas4: MKKGSKSIPHPNISQVKIIENKNNFPISWLNKQGFCEYGIYLENVKGIEVKPTRAMVKGTTEHATLEANFREGAEPATFEEMLETSQSAEILSRELPVLSAHYGIRGFIDEVWMTPDEFVIIDDKPGTVPYYSSINQVYGYCLAFKDMVDDGRKIIGALRQRGTDNVYWSAYFDDAAEKNTINLINRVHELLLGNIEFIPTKNPNKCRRCRFNNLCDKKMDF; the protein is encoded by the coding sequence ATGAAAAAGGGCAGCAAATCCATTCCACACCCAAATATATCCCAGGTTAAGATAATCGAAAACAAAAACAACTTTCCCATAAGCTGGCTCAACAAGCAGGGCTTCTGTGAATACGGTATTTACCTTGAAAACGTCAAGGGCATTGAAGTGAAACCAACCCGGGCCATGGTTAAAGGTACAACAGAACACGCCACATTGGAGGCGAATTTCAGGGAAGGGGCAGAACCTGCAACATTTGAAGAGATGCTGGAAACATCACAAAGTGCAGAGATCCTTTCAAGGGAACTTCCAGTCCTCTCTGCACATTATGGTATTCGTGGGTTCATAGACGAAGTGTGGATGACCCCTGATGAATTTGTAATCATCGATGACAAACCTGGAACAGTGCCCTACTACTCCAGCATCAACCAGGTTTACGGCTACTGTCTGGCCTTCAAAGACATGGTTGACGATGGTAGAAAGATAATAGGGGCTCTGCGCCAGAGAGGTACGGATAATGTTTACTGGTCCGCTTACTTTGATGATGCAGCTGAGAAAAACACAATAAATCTTATAAACCGTGTTCATGAACTTTTACTGGGAAATATAGAATTTATTCCCACCAAAAATCCCAATAAGTGCAGGAGATGCAGGTTTAATAATTTGTGTGATAAGAAAATGGATTTTTAG
- the cbiQ gene encoding cobalt ECF transporter T component CbiQ — MSGIGSIIELEKITQKNSVLHALDGRVKLVILIALIVYAVYTTDLIVLALMEIYLTALISVSHLSLKDSFMKILLILPFGGAIAVFQPFIHPGTIIYTLPLGISVTSQGLTFGILLMSRLVVSLTCIVLLSSLSPMQEVVDSFKKLGMPRDLAMIFSLFIRYLFMFYDELERIRNAQKSRNFDIFNRKTAYLWRVKQVAYTIAMMFLRAFEKGETAYFSMLSRGYSEQSEIYSASKKLESRDFIFIGVTIALILGLEFMKFSSLI, encoded by the coding sequence ATGAGTGGAATAGGATCGATCATCGAACTTGAAAAAATAACCCAAAAGAACAGTGTTCTTCATGCCTTGGATGGTAGGGTTAAGTTGGTGATTTTGATAGCTCTTATAGTATACGCTGTTTATACTACAGATCTGATCGTTCTGGCTCTCATGGAGATCTATTTAACAGCACTCATATCAGTATCACATCTTTCTCTTAAAGATTCCTTTATGAAAATATTGTTGATACTACCGTTCGGTGGGGCAATAGCTGTATTTCAGCCATTCATACATCCAGGTACGATCATTTATACTTTACCTTTAGGAATAAGTGTTACATCACAAGGACTTACATTTGGAATTTTGTTGATGTCTAGGTTGGTTGTTTCATTGACCTGTATAGTGCTCTTATCATCTTTAAGTCCAATGCAAGAAGTTGTTGATTCTTTTAAGAAACTGGGAATGCCCCGGGATTTAGCAATGATATTCAGCCTTTTTATCCGGTACCTATTCATGTTCTACGATGAACTTGAAAGGATAAGAAATGCTCAAAAAAGTAGAAATTTTGACATATTTAACAGGAAAACAGCGTACTTGTGGAGAGTAAAACAGGTAGCTTACACAATAGCTATGATGTTCTTGCGCGCATTTGAAAAGGGAGAAACAGCTTACTTCAGCATGCTAAGTAGGGGTTACTCGGAACAATCAGAAATCTACAGTGCAAGCAAAAAGCTTGAGTCAAGAGATTTTATCTTTATAGGTGTAACCATAGCTTTAATATTGGGTCTGGAATTTATGAAATTTTCTTCTCTTATTTAA
- a CDS encoding PDGLE domain-containing protein, with the protein MTPKDKKLIVVGLIVCGIIAVLAPFIASGNPDGLEKSAEQISTTSESGSYEAPFKDYVIPVLGDGPLSGVVALIVGVLVALGLGYFVSVVLKRRKPIEKSK; encoded by the coding sequence ATGACTCCTAAAGACAAAAAATTAATCGTTGTGGGTTTAATAGTTTGTGGGATTATTGCCGTTCTTGCGCCTTTCATAGCTTCAGGTAATCCGGATGGATTGGAAAAGTCTGCAGAACAAATATCTACGACCAGTGAGTCTGGAAGTTATGAAGCACCTTTCAAGGATTATGTTATACCCGTATTAGGCGACGGTCCTTTATCAGGAGTAGTTGCTTTAATTGTCGGAGTTTTAGTTGCACTTGGACTGGGGTACTTTGTTTCTGTAGTACTTAAAAGAAGGAAACCCATTGAAAAATCTAAATAA
- the cbiM gene encoding cobalt transporter CbiM: MHIPDGFLSWQWPIYMVITFVALYFSMRWARKNLDEKRVPLMAVLAAGIFAIMSMNVPIPWGTSGHMVGGALVAIIFMAPESAVIIFALVLLVQALVFGDGGVTAWGANVLNMGIIGGCVGLYSFKALRKPLGKIVSENKAKIASIFIASWLSIFIAAEAVAVEMWLAGTFPLGLGLMFMGLYHSVIGVIEGVLTVVVILALEQLRPDLLAWNTKKKTVDVEPEPDLTEVKAK, translated from the coding sequence ATGCATATACCAGATGGATTTTTATCTTGGCAATGGCCCATATATATGGTTATAACCTTTGTGGCATTGTACTTTTCTATGCGGTGGGCTAGAAAAAATCTTGATGAAAAGAGAGTTCCTTTAATGGCAGTTTTAGCCGCAGGTATATTTGCCATAATGTCTATGAACGTCCCTATACCATGGGGAACAAGTGGACATATGGTAGGTGGAGCGTTGGTAGCTATTATATTTATGGCTCCTGAATCAGCGGTTATAATATTTGCATTGGTGTTACTTGTTCAGGCTTTGGTTTTTGGAGATGGGGGAGTAACAGCTTGGGGTGCCAATGTATTGAATATGGGAATTATAGGTGGATGTGTGGGACTTTACTCATTTAAAGCTCTCAGAAAACCACTGGGAAAAATAGTTTCTGAAAATAAAGCTAAAATAGCTTCAATATTCATAGCATCATGGTTATCCATATTTATAGCCGCTGAAGCGGTTGCAGTAGAAATGTGGTTGGCTGGAACATTCCCATTAGGATTAGGATTGATGTTCATGGGTCTTTATCACTCTGTGATTGGTGTAATAGAGGGCGTCTTAACTGTGGTGGTGATACTTGCTCTTGAACAACTGCGGCCAGATCTATTAGCTTGGAACACCAAGAAAAAAACAGTTGATGTAGAACCAGAACCGGACCTTACTGAGGTGAAAGCAAAATGA